The region ATTGTCCAGAGAAAAAGAATTGTAACCGCTACGGTAACAGGAATGACTAGCCCGGCGATCAGCGAAGAGGTCCAGTCGCGAAGGAAGAGGAAGAGGACGACGCAGGCGAGAAACAGGCCGATGAGAATAGCGTCGCGAACGCTGGCGATGCTCTCGCGAACAAGCTCAGACTGGTCGTAGAAGGGCTCAAGCCTGACTCCGGGTGGCAGCTTTGTTCGCAACGAGGCAACCTGATCCGCGACGGCATTGGCTACGGCTACAGTGTTGCTGAGGGGCTGACGAGCGATGTTGAGCAATACGGAAGGCTGGCCATTCGCCGTGACCATCGTATAGACGGGCATCGTGGAAGGCTCGACCGTCGCGACATCGGCGACGCGCACGGGGGTGCCTGAAGGGGTCGTCTTGACTACGAGGTTTCCTAGTTCGGCGGCGCTATGCGCCTGTGCACCAATGAGTCCGAGGACAAGCTGGTGGTTTGCCTCATAAAGACCGGGGGAGTCGATGATGTTCGACGCCTGTACGGCATTGACCAGATCCAGCAGTGTGACATTGGCAGTCTGCAACCGGGCCAGATTGGGGATGATGTGAAACTCCGGGACCTGTCCTCCCTGAACCGTAACGGTGCTGACTCCGTTGACGCGGTTCAGCGGCGGTTTGAGATCGTAGGTGGCAATCTCCCATAGGCGGGTCTGCGAGACGGTGTCTTTGCCGCGGTCGTCGGCGGTGAGCGCGTAGCCGAGAATTGGGAATGTAGCGAAGGTGAGACGGTTGGTGGTGATATGGGCGGTTGCGGGAAGCTCCTGCTGCACTTTGGCCAACGCGGCATCGGTGAGTTGGAGCGTGCGGTACATATCGACGTTCCAGTCGAAGAAGAGACTGATCTCCGCCGATCCGCGGCTGGTGGTGCTCCGCACAGTCTGTAAGCCGGGGACGCTGTTGATGGCGTCTTCAATGGGCTTGGTGATGGTGACCTGCATCTGTTCGACCGGCATAACGCCGTTGTCGATGCCGATGACGACACGCGGAAAATTCGTGTCGGGAAATACCGAAATCGGCACCTGAAAGGCGGCGTAGATTCCGGCGAAGGTCAGCAGGACAAGCGAAAAGAAGATTGCCTTGGCCGAGCGGGAGAGCCAGAAAGATGACTCGGCCTGAACATCGGAAAGATGGGAGGCAGAAGCGCTCATTTGTCGTCTGCATCCTTTCCAGCATTCGGCTTGTCCTCGGGCGCAGTGCCAATCTTTACCTTAGTGCCATCGTCGAGCGCATAGGCTCCGGTTGTAATCACCATGCCCGAGGCTGAGACGCCATCAAGTATCTGCGCGCTCTCCGATGTCTGAATGCCCAACGTGACTGTTCGCTTATGGGCGACGCCATCCGGCCCGATGACCATGACGAACTTCGACGAGTTATCCTGCGTCGTTTGAATTGCATCTGCCGGAACGATCAGAGCATTCGTTGCTGTTCTTCCGGTAATGGTCGTATGCACGGGGGTCCCGGCCCTGAACAAGCCCTTCGGGTTTTCGAGCCGCAGCCAGACTTCAACTGTCGTGCTGCCTGGATCGAGCGCGGGACTGATCAGCGATACTTTTGCGGGAACAGGATCTGCGACACCGGGGATAGTGACCGTAGCTGCTGCGCCCAACGAGAGTTGCTGCGCCTGCATCTGCGAGATGTGCAACTTTGCGAGCAGGGCAGAGGTATCCATGACTGTGATCACTGGAGTTCCAGCGGCCGCGGTCTCTCCTGCAAATAGAGGACGATCGGTGACTACGCCGCTGATGGGGCTACGGATCTCGGTGTAGCTTAACTGCGCTTCAGCACCGAGATATTTACCCTTGGCAGAGGCTAGCTGTCCCTGCGCGCTTTGCAAGGCGGCTTTGCCGGCTACCTGTTCGATGGCGTCGAGACTCTGCTTTGCGATGTCATATGCCGCCTGCGCTTGCACCAGTGCTGCCTTTGCGGTATCGAGATCGCGACCAGGGATGGCGCCTTGCGCGAAGAGCTGCGAACGCGCACTGACGATGCTCTGGTTCAGGTTGAGATTTGCTTTGGCCTGTGCGAGGTCGGTCTGTGCCTTGATGAGATTTGCAGGAACCTGCGCGCGCGTCTCAGTTGCATAGGCGCCTTGCGCGGCGGTGTAGGCTCCCTTGTTGTCGAGCGCGGCGGCCTGCAGGTCGTTATTTTCGAGGGTAACCAGAAGTTGTCCGGCTTTAACGTGAGCCCCGCGCTGGACGTAAAACTTCTTGACTGGTGCAGTAACTTTGGGCGAGATGGCAGCCTGTGCCAGCGGTGCCAGCGTGGCGTCGGCGGTGATCTGTTCTGAGATGCTCCCCGGTGTTGGATGGACCGCCTTGACGTACACCTCCGACGTGGGTGCCACCTCCTGCTTGTTGCAGCCAAGAGGAAGAAGAATGGCGACGATGAAGAATGCAAGCGCAGGAAGTGCGGATCGTGTGAGCGGAGTGGGCTTCATGGTGTTAGATCGTTCCTGTCAGAAGCTGGAGATTGGCAAGCGCCATATGGTAACGGGTGAGGCCATCTTCACGAGCAAGCTCCGCTGTGGCGAGCGAGTTTTCCGCATCGACAACCTCAAGCACGCTGGACTCCCCGGCAGTGTAGCGGAGGCGAGTGAGTCGCAGGCTCTCGGCCGCGGTCTTGACGCTGAGATCCAGAGATTCGAGCTGATCTCTTGCTGTTGCAGCTTCGGAGTAGAACTCGTCGAGCTGTGCGATTAGCTGGCGCTGGGTTGAGGTCAATGCAACGCGAGCGGCGTCTCGCATGATCTCGCTCTGCTTGACCTTATGCTGCGTCGAAAACCAATCCCATACTGGAATATCGAAAGTAGCGCTTGCCGAGTAGCCCAGGTTGCGAATGCCCTCCGGGTTCTTAGCGGCAAACTGTGCCGCGTCGATGCCGTAGGAATAGTTGAGCGCAAGATCGGGCAGATAAGCGGAACGAGCGGCGGTCACAGCCAAATCGCTCTGGTGAAGCGAGGCTAGAGCGCTCTGCAGCTCAGGGTTGTGATGAGCTGCCGCAGCTTCCACATCGGAGCGGGCAGGCAACGCTGGTGGTGCTGGATCTGTTGCCACCGTGTAGGGCGAGCGCGGGTCGGGAAAAAGCAAGACGCCGAGATCGAGCCGGGCCTTCTGGGCCAGCACAATGGCATCGGCCAGATCACGGTTGCGCTGTTGTTGTTGCAGTTGTGCTTTGACGACATCGGCGTGGGCGCTCTCGCGAGCGGACTCTCGCTGCTGGGTGAGCGTAACAAAGCTGTCAGCTTCGGCTGCAGCGCGTTTGGCGACGGTGACTTTATTCTCGGCAGCAAGTGAGGAATAAAAGAGACCGACGACGGTGGATACCAGTCCCCGGCGCGCGATCTCGAGGTTTGCCGCAGCGAGAGCGGCTGCAGCCGAGGCCTGGGACGCAGCCACGAACTGTTGCACGCCAATGGTCTCGCTTACGACTCCCTGGCTGGTGTACTCGTGTACTGCGTTGTTTGCGATAAAACGCGGCGATGCCGGTGTGCCGGGAGTGCTGCCGGCTGTGAGAGTACCGGTTCCTTGGGTGTAGAGATATTGATTGTGATAAGTGACACTCGGGAGCAAGGCCGAACGTGCGATCGATCGGTCAAGCTTGCTGACTCCACTTGCGGCCACAGCCGCGGCAAAGCCAGGCTCGTTTGCCTTCGCGCGGCTGATGGCTTCGTCCAGTGTGATCGTTGGAGCCGATGAGCTGGCAGGTGGAACGGTCTGCACCTGCTGCGCCGAAGCGGTAGCAGGTGCAGATGCCAGACAGATGCAGATCAAAGCTGTTTCAACTGCACGAATACGCATAAGAATCAGAAGAAGACCTCGCTACCGTCCTACGACGAGTACTGTGAAGCTGCCTGGAACAACGGCAGGGCGAGGGCGGGGATTATCCGCAGTCGCAGCCGGTCGTGGTCCAAACTCTGCCGTCACAAGATAGATGCGGCCTGTTCCAGAATCAAAGGACATCGTACGCGCGCCCTTTTGCGTGGCGAGATTCTGCAGTACCGGATAGGTATCTTTGCTCGCGTCGACGATCGTCAGCGTGCCGTCGCCATTCGATGAGAAGGTAAGCTTGTGTGCCGCGTCGTATGCTGCGGCGTCCGGGCCGTCCCCAATGGCAGGGTTCGCGAGCGTCTTGCCTGTATTGGCATCGGTCACGGCCATTGTCTTTCCATCGCAAACGGAGAAGAGCCGCCGCCCGGCCTTGTCGATCGCCAGGCCAGATGGGGATTCGCAGTTTGTCAGGGGCCACGTTGCGGTCAGCGTCTTTGTGTTTGCATCGAGCCGCACAATTGAGTTCTTGCTCTCGATGTTGTCGAAGACGACACCCTTCCCGTCGGCTACAGGAAACTCGGGCTTGCCGGGAAGCGCAATGGTTGCGACGACTTTCTGGGTTGCCGTATCGATGACGGAGACGTTGCTGCTACGGCCATTGAAGGCCCATACCGTTTTCGTAACCGGTTCGAATACGATTCCGTCAGGATTCGTTCCGACTGGAATGGATGTTACCTTTTGCAGGCTGGCGCGATCGAAGACGACCACCGTTCCGGCGCGGCCGTCGCTGATATAGCCATACTTGCCTATGCCGTCGAATGCGACTCCATGAATGCCCTGTAAATCCTGGATACTGCCGACGACCTTTCCGGTGCGCGTATCGAGAACCTCAACACGGGTTCCGTGCGTTACATAGAGACGGTGCGCGCCGGCATCAGTGGCCAGATAGTCCCAACCGCCCTCGCCGCCAATCGTCCATTTGCTCTGAACGCGATAAGGCTTCTGCGCAATTGCGGTCATTGGTGCCAGAAGGACGCAGGTAAAGGATGTGGCCAGCGCAACCTTTCCTAAACTTTCAAAGATGCGGTTAACACTTCTCGATGTCATAGAAGCTCCAGGAGCTCGGCAGGATCATCTGCCGGCGTGTTTACTATCGCAGCCCTACCTTAAGTAACGATGAAGGTACTGACAGGGAAGTGAACAGTGACAGTAGTACCACGGCCCAATTCACTGACAATGTCGATATTACCGTGCGCCCTGATGGTGATGGCTTTGCAGATGGCTAGGCCGAGCCCGGTGCCGCCCGTTTTGCGGCTACGCGAGGGATCGCTGCGGTAGAAGCGGTCGAAAACATGCGGCAGCATCTCCGGTTCAATACCGCTACCGTCATCTTCTACGCGAATATCCACACTATGGCGTCGAGTCTGCACGACGGCGCGTACTTCCGATCCCTCCGTGCTGTGTTGTAACGCATTCAAGATCAGGTTGGAGCACAGAAGCTGCAATTGCTCCGCAGCCACGTCTACTACAACAGCGTCGTCGCCGTCGATTGAGATGTGCATGCCTTTTTCCTGCGCTACCGTTGCGAGCTGTTCTCCTGCCGCGTAGACGCAATCGAGCAATTTCGTCGCATGGGAGACACTCTTTGACTCCTCCTGGCTCTCAACTCTCGCGAGCGTCAGCATCTTGGCGACGATCTCCTCCATTCGTTCGCAGTCAGCCTGGCAGCGTTCGAGCCCAGCCTCGTACTCCATCGCTGTTCTGTGCCGCATGGTCAGCAATTGCACCGAAGACTTTGCCACGGCAACGGCGGTCTTCAACTCATGGGCGGCATCGCTGACGAACTGATGCTGCTGTTGGAAGGAGCGCTTTAAGCCATGGAGAACCGTCTCCAGCGCGCCCGTAAGCGGGGCCAGTTCTTTGATTCCTCTTGCCTGTTCGGAGGGCGCGAACTCCCAGGAGTCTACCGATACTGTTGCTGCCGCAGCAGCGAGTTGACGCAGAGGCTCCAGGCCGCGATTGAGCAGCCAGAACATCAGCACGCCGCTGATCGCCAGCAGCAACAGGCTTGCCATTGCGTAGAACTCTACTGCATCTGTGATGACATCCCACACATGTTCTGTCTCTGACCCATAGATGACGGTAACGTGTCGCGGGATGCCGCCGCCCTTATCGCCGGGATCGACGATTCGTACACCATGTACCCGAATGGCGCGATAGTGTCTTCCGTTGATCTTTGCCCTGAAGATGCCGTCATCGTTCATATTCGGCGCGACGTCTCCCGAACCTCGCCAATTGCTGGAGCGTCCCAGAACTCGGCCGTTCGCATCGGTGACCTCATAGATGTCCCTGCTCGGAAGACTTCGCTCTGTCCCATCGAGCATCACATTGTCTCCCGCGTCTTCTGCATCCTGCACCGCGCCAAGCAGAGAGTACGCTCTTCCGCGCAGCATGATGTCGAATGCATGGAACTGCGTGTGTCGCTCGTAGGCCAGTGCGAGTCCGGTGATCGCCATTGCAGACAGCAATTCCACCAACAACACTGCGATCACCAGCCTTCGCGTCAGCGAATAGGGCCTCATTGGCTCTCCTGTCGGTCCATTACCATGCGATAGCCGCGCCCGCGAAGCGTCTCGATGCTTGGCTGTTGTGATGCTGCGTCCAGCTTGCGGCGCAAATTCGACACATGCGCCTCAATCACGTTGGAGTGGTGCTCCCAGTTGTAGTCGTACAGATGCTCTAACAACTCGCGCTTCGACACGATGACTCGAGGGCGATGAATCAGATACTCGAGGATGCGGTACTCCATCGGCGAAAGCTCTACTGCCTTGCCGGAGCGATACACCGTCTGCTCGACCGTATTCAGTTCGAGGTCGGCCAGTCGAAGCACTGGGCTGGCGACTCCTTTGCCGCGCCGGATCAGCGCTTTGGCGCGCGCGATTAACTCTCCCAGATCGAACGGCTTGCTTAGATAGTCATCGGCGCCCGCATTCAGAAGCTCGACGATCGAGGTGGCCTCCCCCTTTGCCGTCAGAATCAACACCGAGGTCCGGTCACCCTTCGTGCGAATCTTCTTCAATAGGCTGAGCCCATCCAGCTTTGGCAGCATCAGGTCCAGCACGATCAGGTCATAGCATTGGTTGCCCGCAAGATCCAGTCCGATTAAGCCGTCTTCGGCGTAATCGACCGCGAACCCCGGCCCATCGCGTAGTGCGGTGGCCACATTTTCCGCCAGCCGCCTCTCATCCTCTATTAACAAAACTCGCATGCGAGCATCATTCCACCATCGCAAACTTAAGCAAAGCTGAAGCTCCCGATGTAACTCTGTACACCGAACTTCATCTCACCAAACAGGGAACCGCTCCGTCTTAGTCTTCGTACACATATAAAGTGTTCGTGGCCAGTCCACGAGACGCGATAGACTCGATACGCCGTAGCACAGGAGCCCCATGCAGAATCGCATCCTCGGCACCACCATGCCAGTCCTTGAGTTTTCACTAGGCCCCAACGACGCCATCATCTCCGAGGCCGGCGAACTCTCCTGGATGTCCGCCTCCATCCAGATGACGACCCATACTCAGCACGCTGGCGGTGGCGGATTCTTCGGTGCCATTCGCCGTGTCGCTGGCGGCGGCTCGCTCTTTATGACCGAATATCGCGCTATCGGGGCAACGGGTGAGATCGCCTTTGCTACTCGCGTCCCTGGCCATATCCTTCCGGTTGAGGTCGCAGCAGGGCATGAATACATGGTCCATCGCCACGGCTTCCTCTGCGCTACATCGCAGATCGAACTTGGCGTCGGCTTTCAGCAATCGCTAGGCGCAGGAATCTTCGGCGGCGATGGCTTTTTGCTACAAAGAATCAGCGGGCAGGGGACGGCATGGCTCGAACTTTCGGGCGAAGTCATCCTCAAGGAGCTTGCTGTAGGAGAGACCATTCGAGTGCATCCTGGCCATGTTGGCGCGTTCCAGTCGTCGGTCGGTTTTCAGATTCAGCGAGTCCCCGGCATCAAAAATATGATCTTCGGTGGCGACGGCGTCTTTCTCGCCGCTCTCACCGGTCCTGGCAAAATTTGGCTGCAGACACTGCCTATCTCCAAGCTCGCCCATCAGCTTATGGAGTACATGCCAGCCCAGCGCGGAGAACAGGCCACAGAAGGCGGCGTTGTCGGTGGTATCGTCGGCTCCATTCTCGGTGGAATGGGCAATCGCTAAATGGTCAGTTAGGACGCTTGCTTATTACCTCGTGCCATCCAGGCATCCACCGACCATCCGTTATATTGCAGTAAAAGCAGGAGCACGAAGTACACCAGCGCGTAGGTCAATTGCAGCCCTGCCGCTGGCCAGTCCTGTACCAGCGCGGAACCGAACGTCAGCACCATGATCAGCAGGCTTCCCGCAACCAGCGTGGCTCTCGTCCGCAGGCCGATCAGCAGCAACAATCCGAGAAGTGCCTCAATCGCAGGCAGCACCATGCCGAACGACCATATGCTCCACACCGGTAGTGGGGCGTGCGCGAACTGGCCTACGAGCTTCGACGCAAACACTCCCGGCCCAATCAGCATGCGGCTGATGCCATGCATCAGCAGGTTCAACCCCACCACAATTCGTAGCAAGGCATACGCCAATTGTTGATCGCCGTTCTCCAATGCAGCTTCCATCATTCCTCCATCGTGCAAAAACATCTATCCTTAAAGATAAGATGCCACCTTTTCTTGAACTGACACACGTTAACGTAGCGCGCGGCAACAACATGGTGCTCCACGACATCAACCTCAGCGTCAACACGGGGGAGCACATCGCCATCCTCGGCCCCAACGGCTGCGGCAAGTCCACCCTCATCAAGACCATCACCTGTGAGTGTTATCCCATTGTTCAGCCCGAGACCGGCGTCAATATCTTCGGGCGCAGCCGCTGGGATCTGACCGAGCTGAAGAAGCGGCTCGGTGTCGTCTCCGCCGAGCTCCCCGGCAAGCCCACGCTGCACACCACCGGCCGCGATGCTGTTCTTACCGGCTTTTTTTCGAGCAGCACTCTTTGGCCCAACCTTACTGTTACCGCCGCTATGCGTGAACGTGCTGATGAGGTGCTCGAACAGATCGACGCTGTCAATCTCGTCAACAAGCCTGTAGGCGAGATGTCCGCAGGCCAGCAGCGCCGCATCATGATTGGCCGCGCCCTTGTCGGTTCTTCGCAGATGCTTCTTCTCGACGAACCCTCCAATGCGCTCGATATCAGCGCCCAGCGCGAGCTTCGCAACCTTCTTCGCAAGCTGGCACAGCAGGGAACCGGCATTCTTCTTATCACGCACCATATCGCCGACATCATTCCCGAGATTGATCGCATCCTTCTGTTGCGTGATGGCCGCATCATCGGAGACGGCCCCAAATCCAAGCTGCTCACCGCGCCAACGCTCAGCGATCTCTTTCAGACAGAAGTTGAGCTTACGCAAAGAGACGGTTTCCACCACGCGTGGTAAACAGCATCTCATTGATTTGTTATGCTTACCGCACGAAAAGCGCTGTGATGGAGGTATCGGTTGAACCAGAACAGAGGAAGCGGAGCAGCCCACGCTTTTGCTGCACTGATGCTCATTCTTGCAGTGGGCATCGTGCATGCGCAGACAATGGTCAACCGGGTCTCCTTCACCGGCACGGTAGGGCAGAGCCGAATCGGCATGACGCTGCTAATTAATACTGCGGGAAGTGTCGTTGGTGGCCACTACTTCTACGCAAAGTATCTTAAAGACATTCCTCTCAAAGCTGGCACGCAAGGCTCGGGGATCATTCTCTTTGAACCGGAGGGCGGCCAGTTCGCGCTGCGGTTTAAAGGCAATGGCAGCGAGGCAGGCAAGCCGCTCAACTTCGAGAACAGCGTCGGCATGGAAGGCCGATGGATGAAGAACGATAGTTCTTATCCGGTCTCTCTGCAGATGGAGCAAAGCTCGCAGGCTCCCACGAACGCTCGTTGGTATCAGGACGTCACCAGCGAAAGCGATGCAGCCTTCGAGGCCCGCGTGCAGAATTTCTACAAGGCTGTCCTCGTCGGGGACCGTGCCGCTGCTGCCCGCTACGTCGATTTTCCTCTGCGCATCAATCGCAATGGCAAAAGCCGCATGGTCAACACCGCAGCCTTGCTATCCGCCCAGTGGAATCAGATCTTCACCCCTGCATGCGTTGATGCGTTCAAGGCTGGCATACCGCATGACCTGTTTGTTCGCAACGGACAGGCTATGCTCGGGGACGGCGTAGCCTGGTTTGGCCCCAAAGGCGCGCAGGCGATTAATATTCCCTGATAAATCAATCAGGTTTAGGTATGTAGTAAACTATACAAATAGTAGCGGCACGACTATTTTCAGCTTGGCTCATGGAATCGGCAGTCTTCTGTGAAATGCGAGGTGACGATGAGACTGGTCGGATGCAAAATGCTCAACAGTTGCTGCGTCGTTGCGGTCTTTGCTCTTGGACTGGCTGCGAAGGCACAGATGACGACGGCGCAGTATGACAATGCGCGCACGGGCGCAAACCTGAACGAAACCAAGCTGACGCCGCGAAACGTCAATTCGCAACAGTTTGGAAAGCTCTTCACGCTGAAGGTGGACGGAGATATCTACACGCAGCCGCTCTTCCTTGCAGGCGTGGAGATTCCGGGGAAGGGAAGGCACGATGTCGTGTTCGTCGCGACGGAG is a window of Edaphobacter dinghuensis DNA encoding:
- a CDS encoding efflux RND transporter periplasmic adaptor subunit, whose amino-acid sequence is MKPTPLTRSALPALAFFIVAILLPLGCNKQEVAPTSEVYVKAVHPTPGSISEQITADATLAPLAQAAISPKVTAPVKKFYVQRGAHVKAGQLLVTLENNDLQAAALDNKGAYTAAQGAYATETRAQVPANLIKAQTDLAQAKANLNLNQSIVSARSQLFAQGAIPGRDLDTAKAALVQAQAAYDIAKQSLDAIEQVAGKAALQSAQGQLASAKGKYLGAEAQLSYTEIRSPISGVVTDRPLFAGETAAAGTPVITVMDTSALLAKLHISQMQAQQLSLGAAATVTIPGVADPVPAKVSLISPALDPGSTTVEVWLRLENPKGLFRAGTPVHTTITGRTATNALIVPADAIQTTQDNSSKFVMVIGPDGVAHKRTVTLGIQTSESAQILDGVSASGMVITTGAYALDDGTKVKIGTAPEDKPNAGKDADDK
- a CDS encoding TolC family protein — protein: MRIRAVETALICICLASAPATASAQQVQTVPPASSSAPTITLDEAISRAKANEPGFAAAVAASGVSKLDRSIARSALLPSVTYHNQYLYTQGTGTLTAGSTPGTPASPRFIANNAVHEYTSQGVVSETIGVQQFVAASQASAAAALAAANLEIARRGLVSTVVGLFYSSLAAENKVTVAKRAAAEADSFVTLTQQRESARESAHADVVKAQLQQQQRNRDLADAIVLAQKARLDLGVLLFPDPRSPYTVATDPAPPALPARSDVEAAAAHHNPELQSALASLHQSDLAVTAARSAYLPDLALNYSYGIDAAQFAAKNPEGIRNLGYSASATFDIPVWDWFSTQHKVKQSEIMRDAARVALTSTQRQLIAQLDEFYSEAATARDQLESLDLSVKTAAESLRLTRLRYTAGESSVLEVVDAENSLATAELAREDGLTRYHMALANLQLLTGTI
- a CDS encoding YncE family protein, translated to MTSRSVNRIFESLGKVALATSFTCVLLAPMTAIAQKPYRVQSKWTIGGEGGWDYLATDAGAHRLYVTHGTRVEVLDTRTGKVVGSIQDLQGIHGVAFDGIGKYGYISDGRAGTVVVFDRASLQKVTSIPVGTNPDGIVFEPVTKTVWAFNGRSSNVSVIDTATQKVVATIALPGKPEFPVADGKGVVFDNIESKNSIVRLDANTKTLTATWPLTNCESPSGLAIDKAGRRLFSVCDGKTMAVTDANTGKTLANPAIGDGPDAAAYDAAHKLTFSSNGDGTLTIVDASKDTYPVLQNLATQKGARTMSFDSGTGRIYLVTAEFGPRPAATADNPRPRPAVVPGSFTVLVVGR
- a CDS encoding sensor histidine kinase, with protein sequence MRPYSLTRRLVIAVLLVELLSAMAITGLALAYERHTQFHAFDIMLRGRAYSLLGAVQDAEDAGDNVMLDGTERSLPSRDIYEVTDANGRVLGRSSNWRGSGDVAPNMNDDGIFRAKINGRHYRAIRVHGVRIVDPGDKGGGIPRHVTVIYGSETEHVWDVITDAVEFYAMASLLLLAISGVLMFWLLNRGLEPLRQLAAAAATVSVDSWEFAPSEQARGIKELAPLTGALETVLHGLKRSFQQQHQFVSDAAHELKTAVAVAKSSVQLLTMRHRTAMEYEAGLERCQADCERMEEIVAKMLTLARVESQEESKSVSHATKLLDCVYAAGEQLATVAQEKGMHISIDGDDAVVVDVAAEQLQLLCSNLILNALQHSTEGSEVRAVVQTRRHSVDIRVEDDGSGIEPEMLPHVFDRFYRSDPSRSRKTGGTGLGLAICKAITIRAHGNIDIVSELGRGTTVTVHFPVSTFIVT
- a CDS encoding response regulator transcription factor yields the protein MRVLLIEDERRLAENVATALRDGPGFAVDYAEDGLIGLDLAGNQCYDLIVLDLMLPKLDGLSLLKKIRTKGDRTSVLILTAKGEATSIVELLNAGADDYLSKPFDLGELIARAKALIRRGKGVASPVLRLADLELNTVEQTVYRSGKAVELSPMEYRILEYLIHRPRVIVSKRELLEHLYDYNWEHHSNVIEAHVSNLRRKLDAASQQPSIETLRGRGYRMVMDRQESQ
- a CDS encoding TIGR00266 family protein, with product MQNRILGTTMPVLEFSLGPNDAIISEAGELSWMSASIQMTTHTQHAGGGGFFGAIRRVAGGGSLFMTEYRAIGATGEIAFATRVPGHILPVEVAAGHEYMVHRHGFLCATSQIELGVGFQQSLGAGIFGGDGFLLQRISGQGTAWLELSGEVILKELAVGETIRVHPGHVGAFQSSVGFQIQRVPGIKNMIFGGDGVFLAALTGPGKIWLQTLPISKLAHQLMEYMPAQRGEQATEGGVVGGIVGSILGGMGNR
- a CDS encoding DoxX family membrane protein, which codes for MEAALENGDQQLAYALLRIVVGLNLLMHGISRMLIGPGVFASKLVGQFAHAPLPVWSIWSFGMVLPAIEALLGLLLLIGLRTRATLVAGSLLIMVLTFGSALVQDWPAAGLQLTYALVYFVLLLLLQYNGWSVDAWMARGNKQAS
- a CDS encoding ABC transporter ATP-binding protein; this encodes MPPFLELTHVNVARGNNMVLHDINLSVNTGEHIAILGPNGCGKSTLIKTITCECYPIVQPETGVNIFGRSRWDLTELKKRLGVVSAELPGKPTLHTTGRDAVLTGFFSSSTLWPNLTVTAAMRERADEVLEQIDAVNLVNKPVGEMSAGQQRRIMIGRALVGSSQMLLLDEPSNALDISAQRELRNLLRKLAQQGTGILLITHHIADIIPEIDRILLLRDGRIIGDGPKSKLLTAPTLSDLFQTEVELTQRDGFHHAW